The Lewinellaceae bacterium DNA window TCGGGGACATCAGGAACTGACGAACCATAGGCCTGCCCTGACCGTCAAAGTATCCATGATACTTTTCATTTTCATAATAATAAGCGTAATACTCCTGCCCTCCGGTAGCGAAATAGGCGCCCAGTAGTTTACCCACGCCCGAGGGTTGGCCGTCAATGTATTCCTTTTCATAGACCAGTTTGTACACATCTCCGTGCTGGACATAATCAAAACTGATCACCCAGCCTAATGCTTCTTCCATTTTGGTGATCAGACTGTATGCAACCCCGCTTGAGGCCATGGCAACCCATAATGAACTTTCAATAGAGCCTTCGTCATAAACCAATTGAAGTTCACGGGGGCGTTCCACTACTTTGATGTCGTTCTGGAAGCCAAGATCGTAAATGACGTATTTACGGGAGTCAGGTTCATAGATGAAATAGAGAGGCGCGGTGGCGGTATCGCGGTAGACGAGCGCATAATTATTGCCTTCCCGCATGTTCCGGGTGCTGGCAATCTTGCTTTTGTCGGAACCGAACTGAACTTGTTCGGCAGCCTGTGCTATTTCAAAAACTTTCTGGGAACTGATACCGGCATCATTCAGAATATCGGATAAAAACTGATTGCGTTTAATGACTCCACTGTCTACAATGAATGAATCCAGGTCAAAGCCATAACTGAGTAACTTGGGGTGTACCTCCGTCATTTCAACGGCTTCTGGCTCAGTTTGTTGGTGTTTGTAGCTGCTATAGAAATTAGGAATGAGTAATACGGCAGCCAGAATAAATACCAGGACGGAGAGGATAATCCAAAAACTTTTCTGCATATGCTTCCGGTTTTGATCGGTGGCAAAAAAATCATGCCAACTCTGATAATCAATTTACCTTTAACAATAAAAGATCGCCAAAAATAGGGAGCTATCTTAAGCAAATCAAATATATATATTTATAATTTATTGATATTGTTAATATATAGGTCGCATGATTCCATATCGTAAGACCTGGAATGTCGCGGGTACGGTACTGGATTTCTCAACGCCGCGAATCATGGGTATTCTGAACATCACCGAAGATTCATTTTACGATGGCGGGCTCTACCAGGATGAGGCAGGTTTCAAAAACAAGGTTCTCCAAATGGTGGAGGAAGGAGCTGATATCCTCGATCTGGGCGCCATGTCTTCCCGTCCCGGTGCCATCGAATTGCCCGTCGAAACGGAGATCGAACGCCTGTTACAGGCTCTGAGGTGGATGCGCGAACTGGGCATTGATTGTTTCATTTCCGTAGACACCTATCGTGCAGACGTTCTGCGGGCCGCGCTGGATCATGGGGCACACATCTGTAACGACATCAGCGGTGGACTGTTGGATAGCGGCCTGTGGGGTGTGCTGGCAGAATACAAAGTCCCTTACATTTTAATGCATATGGCCGGGCAGCCGCAAAACATGCAAAATGCCCCTCATTACCAGGATGTAACCAATGACATCCTACAGTTTTTCATTACCAGGATCAATGCGCTTCATGGACTTGGGATATACGATATCCTGGTCGATCCGGGATTTGGATTTGGCAAGACCATTGAGCACAATTATACCATTTTGCAGGACTTGAATGCCTTTCATCTCACCAACAAGCCCATTTTAGTGGGCATCTCGAGAAAATCCATGATCTACCGGCCGTTGAAGACCACCCCAGATGTTGTTTTGCCGGGAACATCAGCGCTCCATTTTGCCGCTCTGGAACGAGGAGCGGATGTTTTGCGCGTGCATGATGTAGCTGCCGCCCGCCAGGTAATCACTGTGTTTGAGCAACTTAAAACAGGCTAACCTCGTTTTTAGTGTACTTTTGTGGTAAACATTTGTTAATTACTCCGTCCGGGATAATCAACCCTGTACTTCCGGTGTTTGGAGTGTGAGTACAGATCTTGAACTTCATGAATGCTGCGCCGGAGCCATATCGGAAGAATCGCAAATGGGTACGTGTACTCAGTGGGCTTCTTTTGATTCTGGTGCTGGTCCCGGTATTTCTTACCGTAGCAATCCAAATTCCGGTTGTTCAGAATTGGGCTAAAAATAAGGTGACGAATTATGCTTCAGGCCGGCTGGGCGTGGAGGTCCGACTTGACCAGGTTGATCTTGATATTTTTCAGCACATCTATCTCAACGGATTGTATGTAGCATCGCCTTATTCTGGCCAGGATACATTACTCACCGTAAGTAAATTCCGCGTGGATCTGGCAGCCGGGCTTTTTTCACTGTTACGGCAAAATTTGCAGATTGAAGATGTCCAGTTGCAAAAACTGAAAGCGACCATCATCATTGACTCCACCAGTAACAGCTTCTCCAAACTGATGGAGAAATGGAATTCGGTACAAGTTCAAAACCAGGATACTACGGCGGGAAAGCCTTCTTCCTTTAAACTTTCAGTACATGGCATAGATTGTTCGGATTGTGAGGTGAAGATGGTCAACCATTTCAATTTCAGTACCCAGACATTTGCATTTTCTGATCTGGCCCTGGATGCGAAGACCATTGACCTTAAGGAGAATGAATTTGAGTTCAAGTCATTCAAGGCAACCAAACCCTATGTCTTCATTGAAAAATACGGTACGGGACCAGATGTCGTGGAGACAGAAGGTTTGCCTCCAGTGTTCACGGATACACTTGCCAAAAAACCAGCTCAGTTCAGGATTGATCATGTGATCTTAAATGAGGGTCACTTTCAATTGGAAGACCGTCGCTATGGACCTGATGGGGGCGGGGGTATTGACTACCACCATATGGATGTAACCGAAATTGAACTGGATGCGGATGACTTATCCATCGCCGACCTGGATTTTACGGGAACATTAAACCAACTGACTGCCAAAAGTACCGGAGGTTTTATGATCAGGCAGCTGTCCTGTCCACAGGTCTCCGTTACCTCTAAAAAGGTAGATTTGCCTGGGTTTCAACTGCAAACCGGGAAAAGCCTTATTCAGGATACACTTCGGTTTTATTACCAGGAATATCCGGACTGGTTAAGTTTTGTTGACCGGGTGCGTATGGATTTCCAGATAGGAAGGTCATCACTTGGACTCGAAGACCTTATTTACTTTGCCCCGGCACTTGGCAATGTTTCTTTTTTCAATGACAACAAACAGGAGACCGTAGATATCTCGGGTCGTGTTCAGGGACCGGTGTCCCATTTGAATGCGGACAATCTGGATCTGCAAATTCAGAACCTTTTTGCACTGAGCGGAGATGTTTCTTCCCGCAATATCCAGGAAAGTGAACGTACACTGCTCAATGTGAAACTGGAAAAGCTGCAAACCCAGATGTCTACCATTCGCAAACTGTTCAGGGGAATGCAACTGCCTGCTGAATTTGATAAGCTGGCCACGCTTAACTTTACGGGTCGTTTTGATGGCTACTACCAGGATTTCGTGGCCTATGGGGCGCTAACCACCGCATTGGGTAGGGCAGAAATGGATATGAGACTGAATGCGACCCGGGGCAGGGATGCCGCCGAATATTCCGGGCAACTTCAGTTGATTGACTTTGATCTGGGAAAGTGGGTAGGTCAGTCTGACCTGGGGAAGGTGAGTTTATCGGCCGAGGTAAAAGATGGGAAGGGATTGCGAAAAGAAAACCTTGATGCCCTGATTGATGCCAACGTATCCAGTCTGGTCTTTCGAGGCTATCAATACCGGAATGCGATCATGAAAGGGCGTTTGCAACGCAACCGTTTCGATGGGGATTTTTCCATCGCCGACGCCAATATAGATCTGTCTTTCAATGGTTTGGTGGACTTCAGCGACACCATACCTGATCTGGTATTCAATGCCCGCATAGAGCGCTTATCAACATTGCCACTTCATTTGACCAAAGCGGAGATGGATATCTCCGGAGGTTTGCGCATGAATATTCGCGGTATTGATCCGAACCGGTTTGTTGGGGAGGTGGTTGCAGAAAATCTTCTGATCGAGAAGAGTTTTACAGAAAATTATGCACTACGCCAGTTGAAGATCCAGGCCCGCAATCAGAACAATTTGCGTTTTTTGACCGTGGATTCTGACCTCGGCAGTGGATCCATGCAGGGCGATTTCCAGTTGACCAAAACCATTCCGTTCCTGAAAAAATCGTTTAACCAGTATTACCCGGACTACGGTGCCAAGTTTGGCTGGGATAGTGTACAGGTCACGGAAATCCCCACCTTCTTTACCATGGATTTTCAATTGGTGGACGCCAAGACCTGGTTTAATTTGTTTGATCTGCCCATTCGCAATGTCCATAACGCCAGTATCAATACCCATTTTGACAACCGGAACGGGACGTTCACTTCGCGGGTTCAGGTGCCATCGCTGGACTGGGATAAGAGTTCCTTCCAAAACATCGCCTTTACCTGGAATGGAACGCCGGATTCCACCGAATTTAAGTTACAATTGGACAGCAGCCATTTATCGCCAACAGTCCCGCTCGATTACCTGTACGTTAACGGAAGGATCGAAAATAATCGCACGCATTTCCAGGTACAAACGGCGGATCTGGTTCGGGTGCTGGATGGCATTAACATCTCGGGTGAGTTTGAACCTTCAGCCAAAGGTTATGATATCTGGTTAAATCCCCAGGGCCTGACCTTATTCGGTACCCCCTGGGAATTATCCAAAGACAACCATATCTTTCTTGGCAACCGGGAAATAGCACTGGATAATTTTATCCTCTCCTCAAAACGTCAATCCATCGAGTTACGCAATGAGGGGCCCCAGGGATTGATCGCAGACATTAAATCATTTCCGGTCGGATGGATCGACAGCATCTGGGTTTACGATAAACTGAACTTCGGTGGGAAAGCAGACCTGTATTTTTCCATGAAGAACATCTTTGAATGGAAAGATCTGAATGTCAAGGGTGAAATGGATAGTTTACAGATCAACGGAGATCCATACGGCCAGGTCTTTTTGTCCATTTCCCAGGCTACAACCGCAGATGCTTATGCCGCATTTTTGAAAATCGAGGACACCGACAAACGGCTTTCACTGAGTGGGTTTATGCATCCCAAGTCTCCGTCAAACCCTGAGATGACTGTAGACCTGAAAGGCACCATCACCAAATATCCTTTAAAGATCGGGGAGTATTTTCTGGCTGGCAGTATTGCTGAAACCACCGGTACCATGGATGGGGATATTACCATTACAGGCCCTGTGTCAAAGATGAATATGCTAGGAACTGCCAAGATCCGGCAGGGAGAGACCAAGATCGTATACCTGGGTACCAAATATTACATGTATGATCAAACCGTCAATATCCGGGAAAATATCTTTGATTTTACGGGCATGCAGCTGAGTGATGCTCTTGGGAACCGGGCCACCGCAACGGGGGGCATTGAACATGACCATCTGAAAAATTTCCGCCTGAATGCACGTATCCTCTCGCCCAAGATCATGGCTCTGAATACAACCAAGCAGGATAACAATCTCTATTACGGTAAGGCTATCGGGCGCCTGGATTGTACTTTTCGCGGGCCTTTTAATGCCGTAGATATCTATGTCAATGCTTCAACAGGTGCCGGCACAATATTAAGCGTACCGATCAGTTACGCTACCACCACCAGCAGCGATGACTTTATCACGTTCGTGTCTTTCGATTCCACGCAAAACAGTGCACCCAATCGCACGGTTTCACGGGAAGGCCTTGATTTCCGAATGGACCTGGCCGTAACGGAGGAGGCGGAAATAAACATCATTTTTGATGAGGCCAAGGGCGACGTTATTCGTGGTAAAGGTACAGCCAACCTCCAGATTGAAATGGCCCGGTCCGGACAATTTGAAATGCGCGGGCTCTATGAGATCTCCCAGGGTAACTATCTGTTTACCTATGGCGTAATCAATAAACCATTCATCGTTTACCGCGGAGGGACCATACGCTGGACCGGAGATCCTTATGCTGCCGAGATCAACCTGGATGCCGAATACCGGGGGTTGCAGGCCAATATGGCCAATTTCCTGGCTGAATATGCCAATCAGATCTCTTCTACCAATTCCTACAACATCAACACACCGGTTCAGTTGATCCTGCACCTGACCGGGGATTTGTTGCATCCGAATATCTCCTTTGATCTGGGTTTCCCTGAATTGACTGGTGAATTAAAGTCCTATGCCGACGCTAAACTGAATGTACTCAAGTCGGATCCAAACGCACTGAACAATCAGGTTTTAAGCTTATTCCTGTTTGGGAATTTCCTGCCCAGCAACAACATCACCCTCAGTAACCAGTTCTTCTCCAATTCCGGGGCGAATACCCTGAGTCAGTGGGTTTCCAATCAGTTGTCAATCTTTTTGACTGATCTGATATCCGAAGCGGTATCCGATTATGGGTTTATTTCCGGTGTTGATTTTGATGTGAACTGGAACTTATACTCCCAGCTGAATACCTCAGCCGAGCGGGCCATTACCCAGGGAGGATCTGAAGTCCAGTTGCATTTCCGCAACCGTCTGTTCAACGACCGCCTGGCCTTGAATTTCGGGGCAAATTTTGTGAATGAC harbors:
- a CDS encoding translocation/assembly module TamB — its product is MNAAPEPYRKNRKWVRVLSGLLLILVLVPVFLTVAIQIPVVQNWAKNKVTNYASGRLGVEVRLDQVDLDIFQHIYLNGLYVASPYSGQDTLLTVSKFRVDLAAGLFSLLRQNLQIEDVQLQKLKATIIIDSTSNSFSKLMEKWNSVQVQNQDTTAGKPSSFKLSVHGIDCSDCEVKMVNHFNFSTQTFAFSDLALDAKTIDLKENEFEFKSFKATKPYVFIEKYGTGPDVVETEGLPPVFTDTLAKKPAQFRIDHVILNEGHFQLEDRRYGPDGGGGIDYHHMDVTEIELDADDLSIADLDFTGTLNQLTAKSTGGFMIRQLSCPQVSVTSKKVDLPGFQLQTGKSLIQDTLRFYYQEYPDWLSFVDRVRMDFQIGRSSLGLEDLIYFAPALGNVSFFNDNKQETVDISGRVQGPVSHLNADNLDLQIQNLFALSGDVSSRNIQESERTLLNVKLEKLQTQMSTIRKLFRGMQLPAEFDKLATLNFTGRFDGYYQDFVAYGALTTALGRAEMDMRLNATRGRDAAEYSGQLQLIDFDLGKWVGQSDLGKVSLSAEVKDGKGLRKENLDALIDANVSSLVFRGYQYRNAIMKGRLQRNRFDGDFSIADANIDLSFNGLVDFSDTIPDLVFNARIERLSTLPLHLTKAEMDISGGLRMNIRGIDPNRFVGEVVAENLLIEKSFTENYALRQLKIQARNQNNLRFLTVDSDLGSGSMQGDFQLTKTIPFLKKSFNQYYPDYGAKFGWDSVQVTEIPTFFTMDFQLVDAKTWFNLFDLPIRNVHNASINTHFDNRNGTFTSRVQVPSLDWDKSSFQNIAFTWNGTPDSTEFKLQLDSSHLSPTVPLDYLYVNGRIENNRTHFQVQTADLVRVLDGINISGEFEPSAKGYDIWLNPQGLTLFGTPWELSKDNHIFLGNREIALDNFILSSKRQSIELRNEGPQGLIADIKSFPVGWIDSIWVYDKLNFGGKADLYFSMKNIFEWKDLNVKGEMDSLQINGDPYGQVFLSISQATTADAYAAFLKIEDTDKRLSLSGFMHPKSPSNPEMTVDLKGTITKYPLKIGEYFLAGSIAETTGTMDGDITITGPVSKMNMLGTAKIRQGETKIVYLGTKYYMYDQTVNIRENIFDFTGMQLSDALGNRATATGGIEHDHLKNFRLNARILSPKIMALNTTKQDNNLYYGKAIGRLDCTFRGPFNAVDIYVNASTGAGTILSVPISYATTTSSDDFITFVSFDSTQNSAPNRTVSREGLDFRMDLAVTEEAEINIIFDEAKGDVIRGKGTANLQIEMARSGQFEMRGLYEISQGNYLFTYGVINKPFIVYRGGTIRWTGDPYAAEINLDAEYRGLQANMANFLAEYANQISSTNSYNINTPVQLILHLTGDLLHPNISFDLGFPELTGELKSYADAKLNVLKSDPNALNNQVLSLFLFGNFLPSNNITLSNQFFSNSGANTLSQWVSNQLSIFLTDLISEAVSDYGFISGVDFDVNWNLYSQLNTSAERAITQGGSEVQLHFRNRLFNDRLALNFGANFVNDSPINGTYIAGDFSLEYYITKDRRLALRLYQRPEETIEGRRNKFGMGLTYRKEFDNIFDFKKHLSEDIGKAVGSDKSSF
- a CDS encoding peptidoglycan DD-metalloendopeptidase family protein, coding for MQKSFWIILSVLVFILAAVLLIPNFYSSYKHQQTEPEAVEMTEVHPKLLSYGFDLDSFIVDSGVIKRNQFLSDILNDAGISSQKVFEIAQAAEQVQFGSDKSKIASTRNMREGNNYALVYRDTATAPLYFIYEPDSRKYVIYDLGFQNDIKVVERPRELQLVYDEGSIESSLWVAMASSGVAYSLITKMEEALGWVISFDYVQHGDVYKLVYEKEYIDGQPSGVGKLLGAYFATGGQEYYAYYYENEKYHGYFDGQGRPMVRQFLMSPISAKYRISSRYNPSRFHPVLKIRRAHLGTDFAANYGTPIQATADGTVIMASYTKGNGNFVKIRHDKTFETQYLHMKGFASGIRPGVRVRQGQTIGYVGSTGLATGPHVCYRFWKNGKQIDPLKLNFPPPEPMAKDDLPAFNVVKDQIRSMIDTKIVAPIDQTQPVMATKVDSAADSTVKTEALNLD
- the folP gene encoding dihydropteroate synthase yields the protein MIPYRKTWNVAGTVLDFSTPRIMGILNITEDSFYDGGLYQDEAGFKNKVLQMVEEGADILDLGAMSSRPGAIELPVETEIERLLQALRWMRELGIDCFISVDTYRADVLRAALDHGAHICNDISGGLLDSGLWGVLAEYKVPYILMHMAGQPQNMQNAPHYQDVTNDILQFFITRINALHGLGIYDILVDPGFGFGKTIEHNYTILQDLNAFHLTNKPILVGISRKSMIYRPLKTTPDVVLPGTSALHFAALERGADVLRVHDVAAARQVITVFEQLKTG